In Hemitrygon akajei chromosome 12, sHemAka1.3, whole genome shotgun sequence, a single window of DNA contains:
- the gpr88 gene encoding G protein-coupled receptor 88 has protein sequence MGNFSNTSTCCDGALGGNIPWAVTYALMAVAGSTANLLVIYLVCSVRRLRSTSNAFIVNVCAADLLLCALWMPQEAAALAQPPPPAAEHSIAGALLWIGLLASLFSHSLVALNRCALITRLPAAYRDLYRRRNAVAMIAGSWLVAALLLLPWLVGRGDSSRRPFGACSRLPVVGPALARGCSASASPYPGAVTAAAILAQTAVLLGAYSRILRRVQVSAKRVSVLNFQVISNLPYPFARKDRRSRFYVSFVLCAFLLSTEPFLWVLIFGLFQPVSTALSNLAWLLFTLLFVLSPYLYTRKNEEFKRSLRTLLGIELTREPAGAEPVIQAVSR, from the coding sequence ATGGGCAACTTCTCCAACACTTCGACCTGCTGCGACGGAGCTTTGGGCGGGAACATTCCGTGGGCTGTCACCTACGCGCTGATGGCAGTGGCCGGGAGCACGGCCAACTTGCTGGTCATTTACCTGGTGTGCTCAGTCAGGAGGCTCCGCAGCACCAGCAACGCCTTCATCGTCAACGTGTGCGCCGCCGACCTGCTGCTCTGCGCCCTCTGGATGCCCCAGGAGGCAGCAGCTCTGGCTCAGCCGCCGCCCCCGGCCGCCGAGCACAGCATAGCCGGGGCGCTGCTCTGGATCGGGCTGCTCGCCTCCCTCTTCTCGCACTCGCTCGTCGCCCTCAACCGCTGCGCGCTGATCACCAGACTGCCAGCGGCTTACCGAGACCTCTACCGGCGAAGGAACGCCGTGGCGATGATCGCAGGCTCCTGGCTGGTGGCCGCCTTGCTGCTGCTCCCCTGGCTGGTAGGGCGAGGTGACAGCAGCCGCCGCCCATTCGGGGCTTGCTCCCGGCTCCCGGTCGTCGGCCCCGCCCTCGCCCGCGGCTGTTCGGCCTCTGCTAGCCCTTATCCCGGTGCCGTTACCGCCGCCGCCATCCTGGCTCAGACCGCCGTCCTGCTGGGCGCCTACTCCAGAATACTGCGCCGGGTGCAGGTCAGCGCGAAGAGAGTCAGCGTCCTCAACTTCCAGGTCATTAGCAACTTGCCCTACCCGTTTGCTAGGAAGGACAGAAGGTCCCGCTTCTACGTCTCCTTCGTCCTGTGCGCCTTCCTGCTGAGCACCGAGCCTTTTCTGTGGGTGCTGATCTTCGGGCTGTTTCAGCCGGTGTCCACTGCTCTCTCCAACCTCGCCTGGCTGCTCTTCACCCTGCTCTTCGTGCTGAGCCCCTACCTGTACACCCGCAAGAACGAAGAGTTCAAAAGATCCCTGCGAACTCTCCTCGGCATCGAGCTCACCAGAGAGCCGGCGGGGGCCGAGCCGGTGATCCAGGCGGTGTCGCGATGA